Proteins encoded in a region of the Vicia villosa cultivar HV-30 ecotype Madison, WI linkage group LG5, Vvil1.0, whole genome shotgun sequence genome:
- the LOC131608121 gene encoding mitochondrial import receptor subunit TOM7-1, with product MASRVSLKAKGKSSKGSKGSEDRSLLDSAKEWTTWGLKKTKVIAHYGFIPFIIIVGMNTDPKPQISQLLSPV from the coding sequence ATGGCGTCGAGGGTTTCTCTGAAGGCGAAAGGCAAAAGCTCAAAGGGATCGAAAGGTTCGGAAGATCGATCGCTGCTTGATTCCGCGAAGGAATGGACAACTTGGGGATTGAAGAAAACCAAGGTTATCGCTCATTACGGCTTCATTCCCTTCATTATCATCGTTGGTATGAATACTGATCCCAAACCCCAGATTTCTCAGCTTCTCAGCCCTGTTTAA